Sequence from the bacterium genome:
AACTACAACACCACGCCGCTGCATGTGGTCTTTGAGACCGCCCGGGAAGAGGCGGAAAAGCTGGGCCTGATAGTCACCGGCTCGGAGCTGGTGGGCCTGGTTCCCTTAAAACCGATGCTGGACGCGGGAAAGTTCTACCTGAAAAAACAGGGCAAGTCGGCCGGTGTTCCGGAGAAGGAACTGGTGGAGACCGCCATCCGTTCCCTGGGACTGGACCAGCTTTCTGATTTCGATCCGGCCAAGAAGATAGTGGAATACAACTTCCTTAAGCCGGCCCCGCTGATGTCCATGACGGCCAGGGATTTCGTGGACGAGGTCTCCTCTGAGTCCCCGGCCCCGGGCGGCGGCTCGGTGGCGGCCCTGGCCGGCAGCCTGTGCGCGGCCCTTTCGGCCATGGTGGCCAATCTTACTGCCGGCAAGCCCGGTTACGAGAAGGTCTGGAAAGAGATGTCCGAAATGGCCGAACAGGGGCCGGAGATCAAGGACAAACTGTCAAAAGCGGTGGACGAGGACACCAATGCCTTTAACGACCTGATGGAGGCCATGCGCCTGCCCAAGGGAACTCCGGAACAGAAGGCCGCCCGGGACCAGGCCATGGAGGAAGGCTACAAAAAAGCGGCAGCGGTCCCGCTGGAGACTGCCAAAACCTGTTTAAAGGCGATGGAGCTTTCCCTGACGGCGGCCCAAAAAGGCAACGCCAATTCGGCCTCCGACGCCGGGGTGGCGGCCCTGATGGCCCGGGCCGGGGTGGAAGGTGCCGGACTGAATGTATTGATAAACCTGGGCTCCATCAGAGACCAGGGGTTTGTAACCGCGCATAAAAAGGAGGTGGCCGGGCTTAACGCCAGGTCAGCAGAATTGTGCCTGAATGTTCTGGAGGCGGTGTCCGTCAATATTAAATAAAAATAGTTCAAATAACTATTGATTTAAACCCTTGATTTTTGTATACTTTAGTTTTGGTATTGGCTTAACAAAAATATGCCTGATATAAAACGACTCAACGAACAAGCCCATCTCTTTTACCAAAAAGGCGAGTGGGAAAAGGCCCGCCGGGCTTACGAGCAGTTGACCATGGTCGACGCCGAGAACCCGGAGCACGTGCTTACTTTGGCCAATATCTACCGGGAGACCGGCGAGGACCGCAAGGCACTGGAGCAGTACGAGGTGGCGGTGCGGATCGGCGAAAAGGCCGGGGACCTGCCCCGTTCCATCGTGGCCGCCAAGAAGATTTTATCTATTGACAAGGGACGGATAGAATTATATAATAAAGCCGGGGAGCTTTACGCCAACAGCCAGCTAAAAAGCGGAGCCGTAAGGGAATGGCTTCGTTTTGCCGACCAGCTTAAGGTCCGCAACGATTTTGTGGCCATGTCCGCGGTCCACAAGAAGATTACCGCGCTTCTGCCGGAAAATCAGAGCCTGAAGGAACTGGGGCAAAAGATAGAGCAGATGGTGGCCAAGATGGCCTCGG
This genomic interval carries:
- the ftcD gene encoding glutamate formimidoyltransferase, with translation MTKLVECVPNFSEGRDRKIIDAISDAVRGVADVKLLDVDPGADTNRTVYTLVGTPEGVKEAAFQAARKAHELIDMSKHSGAHPRMGAMDVCPFVPVSGVTMDECVQIAKDLGKRLGEELDIPIYLYEFAAASPERQSLADIRTGEYEALEEKFKDPKWKPDFGPAKFKHKWGASVVGAREFLIAYNVNVNTKDKKLANEIALNIREGGRAKKDAAGKIVKDAQGNSVKVPGRLKAVRAIGWYIEQYRQAQVSINLINYNTTPLHVVFETAREEAEKLGLIVTGSELVGLVPLKPMLDAGKFYLKKQGKSAGVPEKELVETAIRSLGLDQLSDFDPAKKIVEYNFLKPAPLMSMTARDFVDEVSSESPAPGGGSVAALAGSLCAALSAMVANLTAGKPGYEKVWKEMSEMAEQGPEIKDKLSKAVDEDTNAFNDLMEAMRLPKGTPEQKAARDQAMEEGYKKAAAVPLETAKTCLKAMELSLTAAQKGNANSASDAGVAALMARAGVEGAGLNVLINLGSIRDQGFVTAHKKEVAGLNARSAELCLNVLEAVSVNIK